In Humulus lupulus chromosome 6, drHumLupu1.1, whole genome shotgun sequence, a single genomic region encodes these proteins:
- the LOC133783281 gene encoding two-pore potassium channel 1-like isoform X1 produces the protein MSSKKGVSKHLFPELADLPKTKNVPRRTRFRRCKSAPNTEDFVPIEKLVSTSSSSNDSSNNPFSTKSLLSNIRPSFRKVIIFLLFYFGLGTTCFYLFRDQLKGKKTNGVLDAIYFCIVTMTTVGYGDIVPNSKASKLLACVFVFTGMALVCLTLSKAANYLVEKQELLVVKALNKSKNTNQLQAIEEAKNNRTKYKCIMISVVLLVLMTIGVIFLTSVENLDFVDAFYCVCCTVTTLGYGDVSFSTQGGRVFAIFWIMISTICLAQFFLYIAELNTELRQRELVDMVLNRPMTNIDLEAADLDDDGSVGAAEFIIYKLKEMGKVSSEDLSLIMVEFNSLDIDQSGTLSHSDITLAQLSPPSSCTPKK, from the exons ATGTCTAGTAAAAAAGGAGTAAGTAAACACTTGTTTCCAGAGCTAGCTGATCTTCCAAAAACCAAGAATGTTCCAAGAAGAACGAGATTTCGACGCTGCAAAAGTGCGCCAAACACAGAAGACTTTGTTCCAATTGAAAAGCTTGTCTCAACAAGTTCTTCTTCTAATGACTCATCAAATAATCCATTCTCAACCAAATCCCTTTTGAGCAACATACGCCCAAGTTTTAGGAAAGTGATCATATTCTTGTTGTTCTACTTTGGACTAGGCACAACATGCTTCTACTTATTCAGAGACCAACTCAAGGGAAAGAAAACAAATGGGGTTCTTGATGCAATCTATTTTTGCATAGTCACAATGACCACAGTTGGCTATGGTGACATAGTCCCCAACAGCAAAGCCTCGAAGCTACTCGCTTGCGTCTTTGTCTTCACCGGCATGGCTCTAGTTTGCTTGACTCTAAGCAAGGCTGCAAATTACCTTGTTGAGAAGCAAGAGTTGTTGGTTGTGAAAGCCTTGAATAAGAGCAAAAATACCAACCAACTTCAAGCCATAGAAGAGGCTAAGAATAACAGAACAAAGTACAAGTGCATTATGATCTCTGTAGTTCTTTTGGTGCTTATGACTATTGGAGTAATCTTTCTCACAAGTGTTGAGAATTTGGACTTTGTGGATGCATTTTATTGTGTGTGTTGTACTGTGACAACTTTGGGGTATGGAGATGTGAGCTTCTCAACTCAAGGTGGGCGAGTTTTCGCAATCTTTTGGATTATGATAAGCACCATTTGCTTAGCtcagttttttctttatattgcTGAGCTTAACACTGAGCTCAGACAAAGGGAATTGGTGGATATGGTTCTTAATCGTCCCATGACTAATATTGATTTGGAAGCTGCTGATCTTGATGATGATGGCTCTGTTGG GGCTGCAGAGTTCATCATATACAAGCTTAAAGAAATGGGGAAAGTGAGTTCAGAAGATTTATCACTTATTATGGTGGAATTTAATAGCCTTGATATTGATCAATCTGGAACTTTGTCACATTCTGACATAACTCTGGCTCAGTTATCTCCACCATCTAGTTGTACacctaaaaaataa
- the LOC133783281 gene encoding two-pore potassium channel 1-like isoform X2, with product MSSKKGVSKHLFPELADLPKTKNVPRRTRFRRCKSAPNTEDFVPIEKLVSTSSSSNDSSNNPFSTKSLLSNIRPSFRKVIIFLLFYFGLGTTCFYLFRDQLKGKKTNGVLDAIYFCIVTMTTVGYGDIVPNSKASKLLACVFVFTGMALVCLTLSKAANYLVEKQELLVVKALNKSKNTNQLQAIEEAKNNRTKYKCIMISVVLLVLMTIGVIFLTSVENLDFVDAFYCVCCTVTTLGYGDVSFSTQGGRVFAIFWIMISTICLAQFFLYIAELNTELRQRELVDMVLNRPMTNIDLEAADLDDDGSVGAAEFIIYGVKHQ from the exons ATGTCTAGTAAAAAAGGAGTAAGTAAACACTTGTTTCCAGAGCTAGCTGATCTTCCAAAAACCAAGAATGTTCCAAGAAGAACGAGATTTCGACGCTGCAAAAGTGCGCCAAACACAGAAGACTTTGTTCCAATTGAAAAGCTTGTCTCAACAAGTTCTTCTTCTAATGACTCATCAAATAATCCATTCTCAACCAAATCCCTTTTGAGCAACATACGCCCAAGTTTTAGGAAAGTGATCATATTCTTGTTGTTCTACTTTGGACTAGGCACAACATGCTTCTACTTATTCAGAGACCAACTCAAGGGAAAGAAAACAAATGGGGTTCTTGATGCAATCTATTTTTGCATAGTCACAATGACCACAGTTGGCTATGGTGACATAGTCCCCAACAGCAAAGCCTCGAAGCTACTCGCTTGCGTCTTTGTCTTCACCGGCATGGCTCTAGTTTGCTTGACTCTAAGCAAGGCTGCAAATTACCTTGTTGAGAAGCAAGAGTTGTTGGTTGTGAAAGCCTTGAATAAGAGCAAAAATACCAACCAACTTCAAGCCATAGAAGAGGCTAAGAATAACAGAACAAAGTACAAGTGCATTATGATCTCTGTAGTTCTTTTGGTGCTTATGACTATTGGAGTAATCTTTCTCACAAGTGTTGAGAATTTGGACTTTGTGGATGCATTTTATTGTGTGTGTTGTACTGTGACAACTTTGGGGTATGGAGATGTGAGCTTCTCAACTCAAGGTGGGCGAGTTTTCGCAATCTTTTGGATTATGATAAGCACCATTTGCTTAGCtcagttttttctttatattgcTGAGCTTAACACTGAGCTCAGACAAAGGGAATTGGTGGATATGGTTCTTAATCGTCCCATGACTAATATTGATTTGGAAGCTGCTGATCTTGATGATGATGGCTCTGTTGG GGCTGCAGAGTTTATCATATATGGTGTAAAACACCAATAA
- the LOC133783282 gene encoding two-pore potassium channel 1-like — translation MAINGVREPLLPEQVDPNPQSRRKDAPKRKRFRRCKSAPMVDFVPLDKLGTDDSIPRPNSMFGIGPPSFCKVIIFLCFYLGVGTIFFYAVRNQLDGKKTDGVLDAIYFCIVTMTTVGYGDLVPSSNATKLLACAFVFTGMALVGLTLSKAADYLVEKQESLLVKALNMRRKVDHAEVLKEAQTNRARSKCILVFIALLVLMTGGTVFLITVEKLDPVDAFYCVCSTITTLGYGDKSFSTKGGRVFAIFWILISTICLAQFFLYIAELNTENRQRDLVHWVLTRRMTNVDLEAADLDDDGIVGAAEFVIYKLKEMGKISHEDVSQILEEFDDLDVDQSGTLSVCDINLAQSSPPHQKNID, via the exons ATGGCTATTAATGGTGTAAGAGAACCCTTACTTCCAGAACAAGTTGATCCTAATCCCCAATCAAGGAGGAAAGATGCTCCAAAGAGAAAGAGATTTCGGCGCTGTAAAAGCGCGCCTATGGTGGATTTTGTTCCCTTGGATAAACTAGGCACAGATGATTCAATTCCAAGGCCTAATTCCATGTTTGGGATTGGACCCCCAAGTTTTTGTAAAGTGATCATCTTCCTGTGCTTCTACTTAGGTGTGGGAACGATATTCTTCTATGCGGTGAGGAACCAGCTCGATGGAAAAAAGACTGATGGAGTTCTTGATGCTATCTATTTCTGCATTGTGACAATGACTACCGTCGGATATGGAGATTTGGTGCCTAGCAGCAATGCTACAAAGCTGCTTGCTTGTGCCTTTGTTTTCACAGGAATGGCTCTAGTTGGCTTGACCCTAAGCAAAGCAGCAGACTACTTGGTGGAGAAGCAAGAATCATTGCTTGTGAAAGCCTTGAATATGAGAAGAAAAGTTGATCATGCTGAGGTTCTGAAAGAGGCTCAGACTAACAGAGCCAGATCCAAATGCATTCTGGTGTTTATAGCTCTTCTGGTGCTTATGACTGGTGGAACAGTTTTTCTAATTACTGTTGAGAAATTGGACCCTGTGGATGCATTTTATTGTGTGTGTTCTACCATTACCACTTTGGGATATGGAGATAAGAGCTTCTCAACCAAAGGAGGGCGTGTTTTCGCAATATTCTGGATATTGATAAGTACCATTTGCTTAGCTCAGTTTTTCCTATATATTGCTGAGCTAAACACTGAGAACAGACAAAGGGATTTGGTTCATTGGGTTCTTACTCGTCGGATGACTAATGTAGACTTAGAAGCTGCTGATCTTGATGATGATGGAATTGTTGG GGCTGCAGAATTTGTGATATATAAGCTCAAAGAGATGGGGAAGATCAGTCATGAAGATGTATCACAAATATTGGAGGAGTTTGATGATCTTGATGTTGATCAATCAGGAACTTTGTCAGTCTGTGATATAAATCTAGCACAATCCTCTCCACCTCATCAGAAAAATATTGATTAA